The following proteins are encoded in a genomic region of Lachnospiraceae bacterium KM106-2:
- a CDS encoding sensory box histidine kinase/response regulator, producing MMNIIVKGGVRMKNEDKIKFMLENTDEIVLFVDQDGNIEDCSDSVFKNFGFLKEELLGKSIQMIFPKLELNSDVEKEMITAYCKNHTCISFYYGMHEMDGNYLICARNVQKCMEVRRELERTKAQAEAAKNIKKEFLANVTHELRTPINGIKGLIKTLEDDELTRQQEETIEIIDQCCNNMVKLINNLLDSTKYQSGKVILEEKEFKLDEMLDHVLALHREKIYEKGLKFSYYESADIPNELVGDELRLSQVLNNLLSNAVKFTKSGQISLEVIATNITEDEVELFFLIMDTGIGVDEEEKDMIFNSFVQGDASITRRFGGTGLGLSISKQIVELMNGKIHMTSEKGVGSTFYFSVKVKRKESRNIVGETQERRTMIEQKDWKESVSENMKKLILCIELESWIRAEEFVNLIKEEVEGVNPVLKKKAFLLALAVRKEDYEKSKKAFELFNEELQNN from the coding sequence ATGATGAATATAATCGTTAAAGGCGGTGTTAGGATGAAGAATGAAGATAAAATAAAATTTATGTTAGAAAATACCGATGAGATTGTGCTTTTTGTAGATCAAGATGGAAATATAGAAGATTGTAGTGATTCGGTATTTAAAAACTTTGGCTTCCTAAAAGAAGAGTTGTTGGGAAAGAGTATACAAATGATCTTCCCGAAACTGGAGCTGAATTCTGATGTAGAAAAAGAGATGATTACAGCATATTGTAAAAATCACACATGTATTTCTTTCTATTATGGAATGCATGAAATGGATGGGAATTACTTGATCTGTGCTAGAAATGTGCAGAAGTGTATGGAAGTAAGGCGAGAATTAGAGCGAACAAAGGCACAGGCGGAGGCAGCCAAGAACATTAAGAAAGAGTTCTTAGCGAATGTGACCCATGAACTGAGAACCCCTATTAATGGAATTAAGGGACTCATTAAAACTTTAGAGGATGATGAACTGACGAGACAGCAGGAAGAGACGATCGAGATTATTGACCAATGTTGTAACAATATGGTGAAGCTGATTAATAATTTATTAGATTCTACTAAATATCAGTCAGGAAAAGTCATTTTGGAAGAAAAAGAGTTTAAACTTGATGAAATGTTAGATCATGTGTTGGCGTTACATAGGGAAAAGATTTATGAAAAGGGATTAAAGTTTAGTTATTATGAATCTGCGGATATTCCGAATGAATTGGTGGGCGACGAGTTAAGACTTTCACAGGTGCTCAATAATTTATTAAGTAATGCGGTGAAATTCACTAAGAGCGGACAGATTTCACTTGAAGTGATCGCCACGAATATTACCGAGGATGAAGTAGAACTCTTCTTCTTGATCATGGATACCGGTATCGGGGTAGATGAAGAGGAGAAGGATATGATCTTCAATAGTTTTGTGCAAGGAGATGCTTCAATTACAAGAAGATTTGGTGGAACAGGATTAGGGTTATCGATCAGTAAGCAGATTGTGGAATTAATGAATGGTAAAATCCATATGACGAGTGAGAAAGGGGTCGGAAGTACCTTTTATTTCTCTGTTAAAGTCAAACGTAAGGAAAGTCGCAATATCGTGGGTGAGACACAGGAACGAAGAACTATGATTGAACAAAAGGATTGGAAGGAATCTGTTTCTGAAAATATGAAGAAGCTAATTCTTTGTATCGAGTTAGAGTCCTGGATCCGTGCAGAAGAGTTTGTCAATCTGATCAAGGAAGAGGTCGAAGGGGTCAATCCTGTACTGAAAAAGAAAGCTTTTCTCTTGGCACTTGCAGTTCGTAAAGAGGATTATGAGAAAAGTAAGAAAGCATTTGAACTATTTAATGAAGAATTACAGAATAATTAA
- a CDS encoding methyl-accepting chemotaxis protein, giving the protein MGNTNEEKRKYKELGNRQKYVNFHLFSAIIFMSILSIFPVIKDIMAGELFAMIRVSMIIICVVADVVAFNKDKTSKKFRYVAMGSFGILYGYSVVTADSIAALGYMIPLLFLCVLYSDIKFSTSAGAYAIVLIVIRLGMCAMGIFENNTTIIFLGVIFIILAVYSILITRNLQMFNNDSYGALEDEKEAQQNMIEDILQIAGTVQGESEAIDRILDNLTKTNETVTQSVKGISSGVLSVTENISEQTMMTGAIQENIQATQERTENIEKIAEKSQVTITENLNNVNELKGQSQKITTVNNTVADRMHRLREKATEVQNITGVISGVAGQTNLLALNASIEAARAGEAGKGFAVVAEEIRNLSEQTRNASESINTILNELSVYAAEASESVRESLSATDNQNEYINTVYQGFEAIYHDMNTMDREIKAMGSDMKELTTANNEIVENINQISAASEEITSSVETTAEDVVVNEKSFVEMRTKFQTVLDKVQDFEKYR; this is encoded by the coding sequence ATGGGGAATACAAACGAAGAGAAAAGAAAATATAAGGAATTGGGTAATCGACAGAAGTATGTTAACTTCCATCTATTTAGTGCGATCATATTTATGTCGATTTTGTCAATATTTCCAGTAATTAAGGATATCATGGCCGGAGAACTATTTGCTATGATCCGAGTAAGTATGATTATAATTTGTGTAGTCGCAGATGTTGTCGCCTTTAATAAGGATAAAACATCAAAGAAATTTCGATATGTGGCAATGGGAAGCTTTGGTATCCTATATGGATATAGCGTAGTGACGGCAGATTCTATCGCAGCATTAGGATATATGATTCCGTTATTATTTTTATGTGTTTTATACTCGGATATCAAGTTCTCTACGAGCGCAGGAGCTTATGCGATCGTTTTAATTGTGATCCGTTTAGGAATGTGTGCAATGGGAATCTTTGAAAATAATACAACGATCATCTTTTTAGGAGTTATCTTTATTATCTTGGCGGTTTATAGTATTTTGATCACTAGAAATCTACAGATGTTTAATAATGATTCTTATGGTGCATTAGAAGATGAAAAAGAGGCACAGCAGAACATGATCGAAGATATCTTGCAGATTGCGGGAACGGTTCAAGGAGAATCCGAAGCCATCGATAGAATCTTAGACAACTTGACAAAAACAAATGAAACGGTAACACAAAGTGTAAAGGGGATTTCATCCGGAGTGTTAAGTGTTACTGAGAATATTAGTGAGCAGACGATGATGACAGGTGCAATCCAGGAAAATATTCAAGCAACACAGGAGAGAACCGAAAATATTGAAAAGATTGCAGAAAAATCACAGGTAACGATTACCGAAAACTTAAATAATGTGAATGAATTAAAAGGTCAAAGTCAGAAGATCACAACCGTAAATAATACGGTAGCTGATCGTATGCATCGCTTAAGAGAAAAGGCAACAGAAGTACAGAATATCACAGGAGTGATATCAGGGGTAGCAGGACAGACTAACTTACTTGCATTAAATGCCTCGATTGAAGCAGCAAGAGCAGGGGAAGCAGGAAAGGGATTTGCCGTTGTTGCGGAAGAAATCAGAAATCTGTCCGAGCAGACTAGAAATGCCTCCGAAAGCATTAATACGATTCTAAATGAATTATCTGTCTATGCAGCAGAGGCATCGGAAAGTGTTAGGGAATCTTTAAGTGCAACAGATAATCAAAATGAGTATATCAATACGGTATATCAAGGATTTGAAGCAATCTATCATGATATGAATACGATGGATCGTGAAATTAAAGCTATGGGAAGTGATATGAAGGAATTAACGACTGCAAACAATGAGATCGTAGAAAATATCAATCAGATATCAGCTGCAAGTGAAGAGATTACAAGCAGTGTAGAGACAACAGCAGAAGATGTGGTTGTAAATGAAAAATCATTTGTAGAGATGCGAACAAAGTTCCAAACGGTATTAGATAAAGTTCAGGACTTTGAAAAGTATCGATAA
- a CDS encoding cysteine synthase produces MAKVAKKLTELIGNTPMLELTNYEENHKLEAKLIAKLEYFNPLGSVKDRVAYEMIEQGIKEGKINQDTIIIEPTSGNTGIGLAFVCATKGLHLILTMPETMSMERKRIVAALGAEIVLTPGNLGMKGAIDKAGELVKEYGNAIIPQQFENKANPAAHRKTTAIEIIDDMDGKVDFFVAGVGTGGTLTGTGEVLKEKNPEVKIIAVEPATSAVLSGENPGPHNLQGIGAGFIPGVMNLDIVDEIIKVENEQAYEASREVAKSDGVLVGISSGAALYAATELAKRPENKGKNIVVLLPDSGERYLSTVLFE; encoded by the coding sequence ATGGCTAAAGTTGCAAAGAAGTTGACAGAGTTAATCGGTAATACACCTATGTTGGAGTTAACAAATTATGAGGAAAATCATAAATTAGAAGCAAAGCTAATTGCAAAGCTAGAGTATTTTAATCCACTTGGTTCAGTAAAGGATCGTGTTGCTTATGAGATGATCGAACAAGGAATCAAAGAAGGTAAAATCAATCAGGATACGATCATTATTGAGCCTACGAGTGGAAATACAGGAATCGGACTTGCGTTTGTATGTGCAACGAAAGGCCTTCATTTAATTCTTACTATGCCAGAGACGATGAGTATGGAACGAAAAAGAATCGTTGCAGCACTTGGAGCAGAAATTGTTCTTACACCGGGAAATTTAGGGATGAAAGGTGCAATTGATAAAGCTGGAGAATTAGTAAAAGAATATGGAAATGCTATAATCCCACAACAGTTTGAGAATAAGGCAAATCCAGCAGCACACAGAAAAACAACAGCAATTGAGATCATTGATGATATGGATGGCAAGGTAGACTTCTTTGTTGCTGGTGTTGGTACTGGTGGTACATTAACAGGTACTGGTGAAGTATTAAAAGAGAAGAATCCAGAGGTGAAGATCATTGCAGTAGAGCCTGCAACAAGTGCTGTCTTATCAGGAGAGAATCCGGGACCACACAATCTTCAAGGAATCGGAGCTGGATTTATTCCTGGTGTTATGAATCTTGATATTGTGGATGAGATCATTAAGGTAGAAAATGAGCAAGCATATGAAGCCTCTAGAGAAGTTGCAAAGAGCGATGGCGTATTAGTTGGTATCTCTTCTGGCGCAGCCCTTTATGCGGCAACAGAACTTGCAAAACGTCCTGAGAACAAAGGAAAGAATATTGTCGTATTGCTTCCGGATTCAGGAGAGAGATATTTATCAACGGTTTTATTTGAGTAA
- a CDS encoding RNA polymerase sigma-70 factor, ECF subfamily yields MQILVNVSKTMIKKKSRLTALDENLLEEQVTLFNIDEMLPLVMELPLEFRMVTLLYYYEDFSTNEISKMLKIPNGTVKSRLARGREKLSQLIKW; encoded by the coding sequence ATGCAGATTTTAGTAAACGTATCTAAGACAATGATAAAAAAGAAAAGTAGATTAACAGCGCTAGATGAGAATTTATTGGAAGAGCAGGTGACATTATTTAACATCGACGAGATGCTGCCTTTGGTTATGGAACTGCCATTGGAGTTTCGGATGGTTACCTTGCTCTATTATTACGAAGATTTTAGTACCAATGAAATCTCGAAGATGCTGAAGATACCAAATGGAACCGTGAAATCTAGATTAGCACGTGGACGCGAAAAGTTATCACAATTAATTAAATGGTAG
- a CDS encoding DNA polymerase III polC-type, with the protein MRKNRENKGKSIIAFPSEYVVVDIETTGLYPGYDSIIEIAALKICNDKVVGSFSSLVNEGEVYVDEFITELTGITQEMVNNAPGIETVLPEFCEFVGDSIIIGQNISFDINFLYDCILENTNKYFRNDHVNIARIFRKLYPEETHYSLADIALRCNINYEKAHRAAEDCLITYKALRYLHEEILNKYGEESEFEKLFKKNRNKNSKLKASDIIVEGIEWDEDNPLFQKTCVFTGTLQNMQRKDAMKAVVGIGGYVGDNVTKKTNYLILGDLSYCKSVRDGNSRKYIKAKEYKIKGYDIEVIPESLFYEMIDYRGEENVTEVQNYNYKEELYKMINEVIKETGIPKNSIQFNEQVDNKNKGEYLLQIFEEDWPKNTSLLNPKGVTSPVLIIKEENKGKYQGSIKIIMKKSQFEVVGCPKTVTSMKSGEDSILVHILRTDPILIPYIRKHIIHKLSIYKSKNSFSCCSQFKRCSDERHCVHENLLYSTGCFYRMHLDKDEIFYGKNRNID; encoded by the coding sequence ATGAGAAAAAATCGTGAGAATAAGGGAAAGAGTATTATAGCTTTTCCATCGGAGTATGTTGTTGTAGATATTGAAACTACAGGATTATATCCAGGTTATGATTCAATTATTGAAATAGCGGCATTAAAGATATGTAATGATAAAGTAGTAGGAAGCTTTTCTTCATTAGTAAATGAGGGAGAAGTTTACGTAGATGAGTTCATTACTGAATTAACTGGGATTACACAAGAAATGGTTAATAACGCTCCAGGTATCGAGACAGTGCTTCCGGAATTTTGTGAATTTGTTGGAGATAGTATTATTATTGGACAGAATATATCTTTTGATATTAATTTCTTGTATGATTGCATTTTGGAGAATACGAATAAATATTTTAGAAATGATCATGTAAATATTGCACGTATATTTAGAAAATTGTATCCTGAAGAAACACATTATAGTTTGGCGGATATTGCATTACGATGCAATATTAATTATGAAAAGGCACATAGAGCAGCAGAAGATTGCTTAATAACCTATAAAGCTTTAAGATACCTTCATGAAGAGATTTTGAACAAATATGGAGAAGAGTCAGAATTTGAAAAATTATTTAAAAAGAATAGAAATAAAAACTCTAAACTAAAAGCATCAGATATTATAGTCGAAGGGATAGAATGGGATGAAGATAATCCATTATTTCAAAAGACATGTGTATTTACAGGTACATTACAGAATATGCAACGAAAGGATGCAATGAAAGCAGTTGTGGGTATTGGCGGATATGTTGGCGATAATGTGACGAAAAAGACTAATTATTTGATCCTAGGTGATTTGTCATATTGTAAATCTGTTAGAGATGGGAATAGTAGGAAGTACATAAAAGCAAAAGAGTATAAAATAAAAGGTTACGATATAGAGGTTATTCCAGAGAGCTTATTCTATGAAATGATTGATTACAGGGGTGAGGAGAATGTTACTGAAGTACAAAATTATAACTATAAAGAAGAATTATATAAGATGATTAATGAGGTTATTAAGGAAACGGGAATTCCGAAAAATTCTATACAGTTTAATGAGCAAGTTGATAATAAGAATAAAGGAGAGTATTTACTTCAAATTTTCGAAGAGGATTGGCCTAAGAATACGAGTTTGTTAAACCCTAAAGGTGTTACTTCACCGGTTTTAATTATTAAAGAAGAGAATAAAGGAAAGTATCAAGGATCAATTAAGATAATTATGAAAAAGTCACAATTTGAAGTGGTTGGTTGCCCTAAAACAGTGACATCAATGAAAAGCGGAGAGGATAGTATACTGGTTCATATATTAAGAACTGATCCAATACTAATCCCCTATATCCGTAAACATATCATACATAAACTTTCAATTTATAAGTCAAAAAATAGCTTTAGTTGCTGTAGCCAATTTAAAAGGTGTTCCGATGAAAGACATTGTGTTCATGAAAATTTGCTATATTCAACTGGATGTTTTTACAGAATGCATCTAGATAAGGATGAAATATTTTATGGGAAAAATAGAAATATAGACTAA
- a CDS encoding iron-sulfur cluster regulator IscR: MKVSTKGRYGLRALVDLTVNSANSHVSLVSIAERQKISLNYLEQVFASLRKAGIVKSIKGSQGGYVLSKSPEKIKVADILRVLEGDFHVVDEGIFEEEEQDAIRMAVKTLLWDKINEKVDEYLQSNTLEDLAEEYRHLNQDIPGMYYI, encoded by the coding sequence ATGAAAGTTTCAACAAAAGGGAGATATGGTTTGCGTGCGCTTGTAGATCTTACAGTTAATTCTGCAAATTCACATGTATCTTTAGTGAGTATTGCAGAAAGGCAAAAAATATCATTAAATTATCTAGAACAGGTTTTTGCATCTCTTCGTAAAGCAGGAATTGTGAAAAGTATTAAAGGCTCACAAGGAGGATATGTTCTTTCAAAGAGTCCAGAAAAGATTAAAGTTGCTGACATTTTGCGCGTCTTAGAAGGTGATTTTCATGTAGTAGATGAAGGTATCTTTGAGGAAGAGGAGCAAGATGCAATCCGTATGGCTGTTAAAACACTATTATGGGATAAGATCAATGAGAAAGTTGATGAATATTTACAAAGTAATACATTAGAGGATTTAGCGGAGGAATACCGTCATTTGAATCAAGATATTCCTGGCATGTATTATATTTAA
- a CDS encoding two-component response regulator, giving the protein MKEMTPLNQEANVLIVDDVSSNLVLLSEMVEQAGYVARPVISVKQAIKAIEVCAPQLILLDVSMPDISGVEFCRMLKKRWDTKNIPIIFISALDSTMDKMKGFEAGAVDYISKPFEFEEVTMRISTHMRLCMLQRELQSQNDRLQRLLKQQMDSLTKNQNALLLLLTEILCMHFSGFRERIKKVSTNAKILALSLQFSNDFRDCIDNDFVQCIELTSMVQDIGLLGVPDEIVYKQEKLTREEEKIFQLHTSTNLAGIEELSKKKKNDKYMRMAMEIAKYHHEEYDGSGYPEGLQGEEIPVAARLVAIVDRFEKLQQGYRQEKKYTREESIEQIKALGGTKFDPKMVAVFVKISNQLK; this is encoded by the coding sequence GTGAAAGAGATGACACCATTAAATCAAGAAGCGAATGTACTAATCGTAGATGATGTTTCATCAAACCTAGTCTTATTATCAGAGATGGTGGAGCAAGCAGGCTATGTTGCAAGGCCGGTGATCAGTGTAAAGCAGGCGATTAAAGCAATTGAGGTCTGTGCCCCACAGTTGATTCTATTGGATGTATCCATGCCGGATATAAGCGGCGTTGAGTTTTGCCGAATGCTAAAAAAACGATGGGATACCAAAAACATTCCAATCATTTTTATTTCAGCCTTAGACTCAACAATGGATAAGATGAAGGGATTTGAAGCAGGCGCTGTGGATTATATCTCAAAGCCATTTGAATTTGAAGAGGTAACAATGAGGATCAGTACCCATATGCGCCTATGTATGTTACAGCGTGAACTTCAAAGCCAGAACGATCGTTTGCAGCGATTGTTAAAGCAACAGATGGATTCATTGACGAAGAATCAGAATGCATTACTCTTATTACTTACAGAGATACTATGTATGCATTTTTCGGGTTTTCGAGAGCGTATTAAAAAGGTTAGTACAAATGCTAAGATCTTAGCTTTGAGCTTGCAGTTCTCCAATGACTTTAGAGATTGCATCGATAATGATTTTGTACAATGTATTGAGTTAACTTCAATGGTACAAGATATTGGACTGCTTGGAGTACCAGATGAGATTGTCTATAAACAAGAGAAATTAACCAGGGAGGAAGAAAAGATATTTCAATTACATACTTCAACCAATCTAGCAGGTATCGAAGAATTATCCAAAAAGAAGAAAAATGATAAGTATATGAGAATGGCCATGGAGATTGCAAAGTACCATCATGAAGAATATGATGGCAGTGGTTATCCAGAAGGGTTACAGGGAGAAGAGATTCCAGTGGCGGCAAGATTAGTAGCTATCGTTGATCGATTTGAAAAGCTTCAGCAAGGATATCGACAGGAAAAGAAATATACGAGAGAAGAAAGCATTGAGCAAATTAAGGCTTTAGGGGGAACGAAATTTGATCCTAAGATGGTAGCGGTATTTGTGAAGATTTCGAATCAGCTAAAATAA
- a CDS encoding methyl-accepting chemotaxis protein produces the protein MKSAFKNVSFKSKMIVSINLIVMLVLGVTTYASRLDVQKQIQEVLMKRAGEEATQIAKQAELILEFNKENLQTFIDEITKENSHIAYAVVIDENVTAIAHSDEEKIGRTYDDDYTVNAVKGSEQSTSRFYADVQKTWANDICTPIYVNGEKYGILDVGIYENELSSTVSNVVKKQLMYNAIAIIGICILVVTICTRLFSYIKKITYVCDQIGEGNLQVALEDKLVARKDEIGKIANGIEVLRGQIKEMVTTIGDEVVKIEGVADDLTSRASETVQSGNEIAMVMLEINKGSAEQKVITDQFETISEEISTGMQQISVNIQEATDSTVETLKKAEEGNQLLNLASNQMNMIDHGVKATRDQMVELEEKSKAIEEIIGIITGIAKQTNLLALNAAIEAARSGEHGKGFAVVAEEVKNLAEGSTKAVEQIAAIIEEVLREIHIVTDYMEKSNKAADEGIRVIDETKESFTHIFEAVQRAARQMEEISAATEEITAGTEELTAGSQDSSIIVSKFATKVEQVSGLTETQNHSMEQVSNAVQELNELNRSLQVIVKSYN, from the coding sequence ATGAAATCAGCGTTTAAAAACGTGTCTTTTAAGAGCAAGATGATCGTAAGCATTAATTTGATCGTTATGCTTGTGTTAGGGGTTACAACCTATGCATCCAGATTGGATGTTCAAAAACAAATACAAGAAGTTCTTATGAAACGAGCTGGGGAAGAAGCGACTCAGATCGCGAAACAGGCTGAACTTATATTGGAGTTTAATAAAGAAAATTTACAAACATTTATAGATGAGATTACGAAAGAGAATTCCCATATTGCCTATGCTGTAGTGATCGATGAAAACGTTACAGCAATAGCGCATAGTGATGAAGAGAAGATTGGCAGAACCTATGATGATGACTATACAGTAAATGCAGTAAAGGGTTCAGAACAAAGTACCTCACGTTTTTACGCCGACGTACAAAAAACATGGGCAAATGACATTTGTACTCCGATTTATGTGAATGGAGAGAAATACGGAATCCTTGATGTAGGAATCTATGAGAATGAATTAAGCAGTACTGTTAGTAATGTAGTGAAGAAACAGTTAATGTATAATGCAATTGCAATTATCGGAATCTGCATTCTTGTCGTTACAATCTGCACACGTCTATTTTCTTATATTAAGAAGATCACTTATGTATGCGATCAAATCGGCGAAGGAAATCTACAAGTTGCCCTAGAAGATAAGCTGGTTGCCCGAAAGGATGAGATCGGTAAGATTGCAAATGGAATCGAAGTGTTAAGAGGTCAGATTAAGGAGATGGTTACTACCATTGGTGATGAGGTCGTTAAAATTGAGGGTGTTGCGGATGACCTCACTTCTCGAGCGTCAGAAACAGTACAATCTGGAAATGAGATCGCTATGGTTATGTTGGAAATTAATAAGGGTAGCGCCGAACAGAAGGTCATCACGGATCAATTTGAGACAATCTCAGAAGAGATTTCGACTGGAATGCAGCAGATATCGGTTAATATTCAAGAAGCAACGGATTCAACCGTAGAGACATTAAAGAAGGCAGAGGAAGGAAACCAGCTTCTTAACTTAGCAAGCAATCAGATGAATATGATCGATCATGGTGTAAAAGCAACACGAGATCAGATGGTAGAGCTCGAGGAAAAATCGAAAGCAATAGAAGAAATCATAGGAATTATTACAGGAATTGCAAAACAGACAAATCTTTTGGCACTGAATGCGGCAATCGAAGCGGCAAGAAGTGGTGAACATGGAAAAGGATTTGCTGTGGTAGCAGAAGAAGTTAAGAATCTGGCGGAAGGTTCAACCAAAGCAGTCGAGCAGATCGCGGCTATTATTGAGGAAGTACTAAGAGAGATTCATATTGTAACTGATTATATGGAAAAAAGTAATAAGGCTGCGGATGAAGGAATTCGTGTCATCGATGAGACGAAGGAATCATTTACACATATTTTTGAGGCAGTACAAAGAGCTGCAAGACAGATGGAAGAAATCTCAGCAGCGACAGAAGAAATCACAGCGGGAACGGAAGAGTTGACTGCAGGAAGTCAAGATTCTTCTATCATCGTGTCAAAATTTGCGACAAAAGTGGAACAAGTGAGTGGATTAACGGAGACACAAAATCATTCCATGGAACAAGTATCCAATGCGGTTCAGGAATTAAATGAATTAAACCGTTCTTTACAAGTTATTGTAAAATCCTATAACTAA
- a CDS encoding LexA repressor, which yields MEFNIRLRQLRQKHKLTQAELASILALKPTAISNYESRRNEPSFSKLIALSKYFDVSCDYLLGVSDAYLPIGGEVLDKDIVDFFNMYQQLEEENAHKMKEYAEFLLYQQSKSENK from the coding sequence ATGGAATTTAATATACGATTACGTCAACTACGACAAAAGCACAAACTCACCCAGGCAGAACTCGCTTCTATCTTAGCTCTCAAACCCACGGCAATTTCAAATTATGAGTCACGCCGAAATGAACCCTCATTCTCCAAATTAATCGCATTAAGTAAGTATTTTGATGTATCTTGTGATTATCTTCTCGGAGTATCTGACGCCTATCTCCCCATCGGTGGTGAAGTATTAGATAAAGATATTGTAGATTTCTTCAATATGTATCAACAGTTAGAAGAAGAAAACGCACATAAAATGAAAGAATATGCCGAATTTTTATTGTATCAACAATCAAAATCAGAAAACAAATAG
- a CDS encoding protein export cytoplasm protein SecA ATPase RNA helicase — translation MKGRAIMSLLQEWRDYAYAQDTNQQEGAMFWANYFNIEKGIYEQILATPETVVTGTVKELADKYETDLSHFVGFLDGINDSLKTANPIEEMDENTTVSLDFDSEKLYYNMCEARADWLYELPQWDNILTKERRKELFLEQRKSHTVVKEKKVGRNDPCPCGSGKKYKKCCGANQ, via the coding sequence GTGAAAGGACGTGCAATTATGAGTTTATTACAAGAATGGAGAGACTACGCATACGCTCAAGATACAAATCAACAAGAAGGAGCTATGTTCTGGGCTAACTACTTCAATATTGAAAAAGGAATTTACGAACAAATCTTAGCTACTCCAGAAACAGTAGTAACAGGTACTGTAAAAGAATTAGCTGACAAATATGAAACTGATCTTAGTCATTTCGTAGGATTCTTAGATGGAATCAATGACAGCTTAAAGACTGCAAATCCAATCGAAGAAATGGATGAAAATACAACTGTAAGTTTAGATTTCGATAGTGAAAAATTATACTATAACATGTGTGAAGCAAGAGCTGACTGGTTATATGAATTACCACAATGGGATAACATCTTAACAAAAGAACGTCGTAAAGAATTATTCTTAGAACAAAGAAAATCTCATACTGTAGTAAAAGAGAAAAAAGTTGGCCGTAACGATCCATGCCCATGTGGAAGCGGTAAAAAATATAAAAAATGTTGTGGAGCAAACCAATAG